Within the Solibacillus silvestris genome, the region AAATCGATCAATTGCCATTGTCCTGCGGTGAAATGCCTTGGGGCGAATGTTATTGTTAAAAATATGTACTATCCTGAGACAGAATTTGTAAGTGGGAGTATTAAATAAACCTTCATAAATCAGTTTACCCTTCAATCCTACATGGAATGAGGGTAAACTGTTTTTTATTGTCCGCAAAAAAACTACCTGAAACTGAAAAAAGTTACAGGTAGTAATGACCTAACTGATTTCATCCAAATTCGATGAAATTTCGCTGTTATTTTCACTGTAAAACTTTGAACCGAACGAATTGTCGACCATTGTTTCAGACAGATAAATTTTCGAGAAGTTGACCGCTTGGATATTGAAATCAAATTTCGCATTTTGGATAATGCATTTCGAAGCATGGAGAACCGATTTATTTTGTACAAAAATATCAGATTCATGGCCTTCGATAATTTGTGTGGTGTTCACCTCAGCAGAAGATTCGGAGTCAATCCATAATTGAGAATACATATGATTGGAAATGAATGAATCTTGAATTAATGCTTCTGAATGGTTTTCAATAATTAAACCATTTCGTTCACCTTCCACCAATTCGCTGTTCTTTAATACAAGAGAGCTGTCATTGACGATGATTTGCGGCATTTTATGACAAGATATTTGGCTATCGATAATATTGACCGATGTATCTTTCATCGCCACAATCCCATTTGACTCACCGCCGCTAATTTGGGTTTGTTGAATCGTGGCATTTGTATTGCCTACCATTTCAATTTGAATTCCCGTACCATCTTTAACAACCGATTCGGTTACTTCCAGTTCACATTGATCCATGACAAATATACTTTTGCCGCCGACTAATTCACTTTGGTAAATCGTCACAGTACTGTTATTTTTCCCTGCAATATGAGCCAATTCATTGTGATTGAAATGGCAATTGTCCACAGAAGCCTTTGAATGATTGACCGCTAAAATGCCATTCCCTTTATTATGATGCACTGTTGTGTTTAAAAGGAATAGTTCTGCCTCCATCACCGTTAGCGCTGCGTTTTTATGTCCTGTAATCGTACTGGAAACAATCGAACACGATGCCCCTTTTTCCGTATAGACCCCAATCTGTTTGCCTTCCTGAATCGTCGCATCTTTTATTGTACAAATGGAGTTTTCGGTAATGAAAAGCTGTGGCAGCACATTATATGCAAACACCGTACTGTTGAAGTTTGCAATCGATTTTTCCTTTATATGAATGCCGACCCCTTGGCAACTGTACACCTCACAGTCCGTCATATTGAGTAAAGATTCAAGCAATAATTGGACATTTGCGATTTTATGGAACGCAATCAATGAATTTTCGATCATTGCTTCCGAACCATCCCGTAAAATAATACCGGATTCATTGCCGTATTGAATTTTGCAATCTGTTACGTTTAGGGAACTTTTTTGCATCCAGATTTGGGGAAGGCGATGGTGCTGTATAGCTGTTTTTATTAAATGAATGTTTGAATGGTCTGATGCATATATACCATTACCTTCGCCGTGCATGATTTCGCTGTCGTTCATTTCCAATAAGGCATGGTCTTGAATAATGAGCTGTGTGCCGGAATGATGCTGGACTTTTACATGAGTCAAATAAGCCTTTGCATGAGATTTTACCCAAAGTGCCTGGTTTGCTTTTGAAAGTGTACAATCTGTTAAATGAATTGTTGAATTTTCCGCTAATATATGGACTTTTTTATTATTTTCAAAATGACAACTTTTCAAATGGGCCTCACTATTGTATACCAACGTGACTGCCGCATCCGATGCACCGATGAATGTTGTATTTTCGCATTGTAATGTCCCGCCGTTCAGTGCCAACAGCACATTTGTACGTCCACCTTGAATAATGCAGTTTTTTAATATAATTTTACCTTCGACGTAAATTTGCGTTGTAGGTTGAATTGTCATGTTCTCAAATGTGACGGTCGCACATTCAGCAATCACAATCGTTCCTTTTATACAGACCGTTGCATCATTTGGTGCGGTAATCGTTCTGTTTTCCTCAAAACTTAAAGTTTCTTTATATGTCCCGGATGCAACGATAATTTCATCATGGTTCATTGTTCGCTGCACCGCTTTTTGAATAGTTTTAATGCGTGAAAAAATTGAAGATGACACTCTTACTAACGCCATACGATTCCTCCTACAAAACATGCTATATGTAATATGTTCACGTAAAATAACAAAATTAATCATTTGTAACTAAAATTGTGTGGAAACATGAAAAAATTTTTTTCCTATGCTCTTACTAAAATAGTGCAAAGTCGCCTGAAATATTCCTAGTTCTTTATAGGAAGAATTAAGACAAGCAAAGGTTTAAAAATCGTACAGGAAGTGTAACGTTATAAGTAGAGTATTACATAAACGTGCGGGTATACGGATTTACGAAAAGATAGAGGGAAAGGTGGTCAATCAATGTGTGAACAGCTGCAAACCATCCGTCAGCAACTGAATGAACGTTTTTATGATCGGGAAGAAGAGATTGAAGCATTATTAATTGCCTTATTATCACGACAGCATCTTTTATTTATCGGACCGGCGGGGACAGGAAAAAGTGTGCTGTCGTCCATGCTTGGTTCGATTGTCGAGGGAAGTCATTGTTTTCAGCATTTATTGACACCATTCAGTACACCGGAAGAATTGTTTGGTGTGCTGTCTTTGAAAGATTTGGAACAGGGGATTTATAAACGGAATGTGACAAATATGCTCCCGGAAGCCCATTTTGCGTTTATTGATGAAATCTTTAAAGCAAACTCTGCGATTCTGAATTCACTGCTCACACTTATCAATGAGCGGATTTATTATAACAACGGGTTTCCCATTGCTTCACCGCTTTTGACGATGGTCGGTTCCTCCAATGAATACATCGAAGAAGGGGAGGGACTAGAAGCATTATTCGACCGATTTTTGCTGCGCTATGAAGTGAATTATATTCGTGAAGAAGAAGCCTTTATTGCGATGTTAAAGGATGAAAGAAAAAAGGGAATTTCGAAAATAACATTGGACGCGCTGACCGAACATCAGCAAAGGACAGATAAGGTTGCCATTTCTGATACGATTTTTAAAGTGGTCGCTAAAATTAGGCAGGCACTTCATGATGAAGGGATTCGACCGTCCGATCGCCGTTTTAAACAGTCATTGTCAATTTTGAAAGCGAAGGCTTATTTAGACGGGCGTACAGAGGTGATTCGAGAAGACTTGACGATTTTGACGAATATTTTGTGGGAGACAATCGAACAAAAACCGTTAACAGAACAAATCATTAATGAAGTTGCCTTTGATACAGTAGAAGCGTTTATTCACAGGACAGCGAACGAGTTTGAAATGATTATTTTAACAGCAAGAAATGCGATGCTTCAAAAATCCCCGTTTGCTAAATCGGAGCTGAGTCAACTGCTCCTGCAGGGAAAAACATTATTTGTAGAAGTACAAAATATGAGCCGTCAAATCCCGAGCCGTCCGGAATTGCACAGTTTAAAAACGGAAATGCATAAACAATTGCTTCGAATTACTTCAGATGTCATCGGATTTTAAAGAATACAGAAGGTGGGAAGCTTCATGAGTGAGAACA harbors:
- a CDS encoding ATPase — its product is MCEQLQTIRQQLNERFYDREEEIEALLIALLSRQHLLFIGPAGTGKSVLSSMLGSIVEGSHCFQHLLTPFSTPEELFGVLSLKDLEQGIYKRNVTNMLPEAHFAFIDEIFKANSAILNSLLTLINERIYYNNGFPIASPLLTMVGSSNEYIEEGEGLEALFDRFLLRYEVNYIREEEAFIAMLKDERKKGISKITLDALTEHQQRTDKVAISDTIFKVVAKIRQALHDEGIRPSDRRFKQSLSILKAKAYLDGRTEVIREDLTILTNILWETIEQKPLTEQIINEVAFDTVEAFIHRTANEFEMIILTARNAMLQKSPFAKSELSQLLLQGKTLFVEVQNMSRQIPSRPELHSLKTEMHKQLLRITSDVIGF